Proteins from a genomic interval of Terriglobales bacterium:
- a CDS encoding response regulator: MAARPPQPSGAAKVRTAHRVLLCIDDDETQVLMQRALLHSKGYDVVVATGGRDGLAAFSNFHVDLVVVDYRMPDLDGGTVARKLKEKAPHVPIVMFTGVDEIDPDALTAITSLVKKGESPTALSDEVQRLLAS, translated from the coding sequence ATGGCTGCTAGGCCTCCACAACCGTCGGGTGCGGCCAAAGTTCGCACTGCCCATCGCGTGCTCCTGTGCATCGACGACGATGAAACCCAGGTCCTGATGCAGCGCGCGCTGCTGCACTCGAAGGGATACGACGTAGTCGTCGCCACCGGCGGACGCGATGGCCTGGCAGCGTTCTCAAATTTTCATGTCGATCTCGTCGTTGTGGACTATCGCATGCCCGATCTCGACGGCGGCACCGTCGCGCGAAAATTGAAGGAGAAGGCGCCGCACGTGCCTATAGTGATGTTTACCGGCGTCGATGAAATCGATCCCGACGCGCTGACCGCGATTACCTCTTTGGTGAAGAAAGGCGAATCCCCAACCGCGCTCAGCGACGAAGTTCAGCGATTGCTTGCGAGCTGA
- a CDS encoding complex I NDUFA9 subunit family protein — protein sequence MKVFLTGGTGFVGSHLLRRLLSDGHQVRALVRRSGNLRSYSGALKEVEGDLTSENLSPSLHECDAVINLVGIIYEQRKSTFEAVHHSGTRNLVAAARKNGVGRFVQMSALGARATNATAYHMTKFAAEDEVRKSGIPYVILRPSLIFGPGSAFIKQMMGLMRAVPFIRPVAGTGEYRFRPIHVTDVVECFARSLRNPAAVNKTIDLVGGEELTLNELTGVLAECLKIRKAPVHIPMPLMRTVAVVCSWLPFKPPVTSVQLRMLEEGSTADSVPMEQIFGIDPIRFRNGIKRDLSC from the coding sequence ATGAAAGTTTTCCTTACTGGAGGCACGGGATTCGTCGGCTCTCACCTGCTGCGCCGATTGTTGAGTGATGGCCATCAGGTGCGGGCTCTTGTGCGCCGTTCCGGAAATCTCCGCTCCTATTCCGGAGCTTTAAAAGAGGTGGAAGGAGATCTTACGTCGGAGAATCTTTCTCCCAGCCTGCATGAATGCGACGCGGTCATCAACCTGGTTGGGATTATCTATGAACAGAGAAAGAGCACCTTTGAGGCTGTACACCACAGCGGCACCCGTAATCTTGTCGCAGCGGCGCGGAAAAATGGGGTTGGGCGATTCGTGCAGATGTCCGCACTGGGAGCACGTGCGACGAATGCAACTGCGTATCACATGACCAAGTTCGCAGCCGAAGACGAGGTCCGCAAGAGCGGCATCCCTTACGTGATCCTGCGGCCTTCGCTCATCTTCGGCCCGGGCAGTGCATTCATTAAGCAGATGATGGGGCTCATGCGCGCGGTGCCGTTCATTCGTCCAGTTGCCGGCACCGGAGAGTATCGTTTTCGTCCGATTCACGTCACAGATGTCGTCGAGTGTTTCGCGAGGTCGCTCAGAAATCCTGCGGCTGTGAACAAGACAATAGATCTCGTAGGTGGTGAGGAACTCACGCTGAATGAACTTACCGGTGTGTTGGCGGAATGCCTGAAGATCCGCAAAGCTCCCGTGCACATTCCTATGCCGCTGATGAGAACTGTAGCTGTTGTTTGTTCTTGGCTCCCTTTCAAACCACCAGTGACCTCGGTTCAACTACGTATGTTGGAAGAGGGTTCTACGGCTGATTCTGTGCCAATGGAACAGATCTTCGGAATTGACCCAATACGATTCCGCAACGGAATCAAACGCGATCTAAGCTGCTGA
- a CDS encoding base excision DNA repair protein, which produces MTSTPIASIYHALAQHYGPLHWWPAQTRFEVIVGAFLTQNTSWNNVELALKNLRRAGVLNISGIRQIALADLEQLVRPSGYYRQKAARLKMFVAYVDEGYKGSLNRMFAQPLDVLRTELLSQNGIGPETADAILLYAGELPVFVVDAYTKRIFERHGIAEAGTKYEQVRNQVQTAFASEFAGVELADHYNEFHALIVQAGKDHCGRVAQCEGCPLQSLLPIAVSQSQSKRGPAEE; this is translated from the coding sequence GTGACCTCCACTCCGATTGCCAGCATTTACCATGCACTCGCGCAACACTACGGACCACTGCATTGGTGGCCCGCGCAAACGCGCTTTGAGGTGATTGTCGGAGCCTTTCTCACGCAAAACACAAGTTGGAACAATGTAGAACTGGCGTTGAAGAATCTTCGGCGTGCGGGAGTGCTGAACATCTCCGGCATTCGTCAGATCGCGCTTGCCGATCTCGAACAGCTCGTTCGCCCATCGGGATACTACAGGCAGAAAGCTGCGCGTCTGAAGATGTTCGTCGCTTACGTTGACGAGGGGTACAAAGGCTCTCTGAATCGCATGTTCGCGCAGCCTCTCGATGTGCTGCGCACAGAGCTTCTGTCCCAAAACGGGATTGGCCCGGAGACGGCCGATGCCATCCTGCTTTATGCGGGCGAGCTGCCGGTCTTCGTCGTCGACGCCTACACGAAACGTATCTTCGAACGCCACGGTATCGCAGAGGCCGGCACTAAGTATGAACAGGTTCGGAATCAGGTACAGACGGCGTTTGCCTCAGAGTTTGCTGGCGTCGAACTGGCCGATCACTACAACGAATTCCATGCATTGATCGTCCAGGCGGGAAAAGATCACTGTGGCCGAGTCGCTCAGTGCGAGGGATGTCCTCTGCAATCGTTGTTGCCGATCGCAGTGAGCCAGTCGCAATCAAAGAGAGGCCCGGCAGAGGAGTGA
- a CDS encoding sigma-70 family RNA polymerase sigma factor yields the protein MRGPILDGGDSRQLQFEQLALVHLRALLRAAVRLARDVSVAEDLVQEAMLRAWRHFDRFQPGTNCKAWLFRIMLNCWSTRHQQIRQEAIQFFPEQYADSIGGEQAPATRFSAEEIQNSIDLLNEDYRTVLILFAVEGFSCKEIAEILGVPIGTVMSRLSRARTQVRDDLAKREARYMKAKARL from the coding sequence TTGCGAGGCCCCATCCTGGACGGAGGCGATTCGCGGCAACTGCAGTTTGAGCAGCTCGCGCTGGTGCATCTGCGCGCGCTGCTGAGAGCCGCAGTGCGTCTGGCGCGGGACGTGTCTGTTGCAGAAGACCTTGTGCAGGAAGCGATGTTGCGCGCCTGGCGACACTTTGACCGTTTCCAGCCGGGCACAAACTGCAAGGCATGGCTGTTTCGCATCATGCTCAACTGCTGGAGCACACGTCATCAGCAGATTCGTCAGGAAGCGATTCAATTTTTTCCTGAGCAGTACGCCGACAGCATCGGCGGCGAGCAAGCTCCAGCAACGCGCTTCAGCGCCGAGGAGATTCAGAATTCGATCGATCTGCTCAACGAGGACTATCGCACCGTGCTCATCCTCTTTGCAGTCGAGGGCTTCTCGTGCAAGGAGATCGCAGAAATTTTAGGCGTCCCAATCGGCACCGTGATGTCGCGGCTGTCGCGGGCGCGCACTCAAGTGAGAGACGATTTGGCAAAACGTGAGGCCCGCTACATGAAAGCGAAGGCGAGACTATGA
- a CDS encoding DUF3857 domain-containing protein, with protein MKRSLVILLLASCVAWAQSADQAHTSTDLLFADSNSSAALQESKSELRRNSSDVAALFAAMEAARLQLRSSEELQSALLLLEKVHADDPRTQLAAGRIQELAANTPAFRRVIPQLCALLRENSRYSRQITSALLTAHADGVRLPRGARLLRRMTKWQIVGPFGEFSNVDFDRSWPPERDQLASPAYGKQVREQVTSFSGNLELPNYFPQSGVYYAQSSFHATNEQKYTIAVEGDGTYELQLDGKQLFLRDSRFQTQTKVSQIETSVSAGTHRIVLKVHPTAFPIRVWFQHGTLASTESVQLGKSESYVKAANALLDGDLGPALAFADDSSSIQLTLRAEAQAQIQQSTKARDSLLKASAVDSTNSLAKLEIAQQALAAERFEEAANYLAKVLDVATSYWPAQELKYKMAVQFDWKQERSAALKQLLHLHPDCSTYSEVAKLHRYDSNRVFYESKLAVCSQRPSAYWSELSERGDHGRTLLSLERYIQAHTNDRRALELAVREAVLSENEGAAHKYAAVLRRVAPNWERAAEIAENPDSILDSPSAYASAEKFYRPYVREAASLLVQNVSAKADSKVLINDRVIKLEKSGSAWVYQHSLVQVFDKKGIDAAGEVDIPRGADLIELRTIKRDGHSVRPELADRKSTVSMPSLAEGDAVELAYVQHFRAADLQATPDLLDFFFASADAPTESSRLTIIRESSNEPLLWLSPGVKQIGSRAEGNAQVTTWEARNVPAVVAEPHAPQFETRARMLWLSMDASGVPTLTTRYRDQLIAATQIDPIIEQTAASIHVTNPREAIATAYQFVESSIEEDGESWQSGKITSGSDSLVQGEGNRAATLIAILSAMGFDADLELAAERGRHGVANDCQQLRCYTHPLVRVMLSNAKRPIVLDPQMKGVAAAALSPEVEGENALVIHRSRTAEAEIATVPQGTDQKTRAVANLELDDDGAIRGTVHIQFGSFRGAQMRDALHELSSKDRQSYFEQIGSRIFPHASKISASVFHEDDSEKPLEVELTVASLPGSRWNGSSLDLGQLIPALGLSRLYATLPVRNQDLWLETPLIEESEFTVRLPAGVEVWHMPEPLTAKSSFGEYRTDFRLEDGALKIVRSFRIPMQQIAAAQYPQFSKFALQIDAAEREQLQLRRISVAQERPSSLRLLR; from the coding sequence GTGAAGCGAAGCCTCGTGATTCTGCTTCTCGCTTCATGTGTTGCATGGGCCCAGTCTGCGGACCAGGCTCACACCTCGACCGATCTACTGTTTGCTGATTCCAATTCGTCAGCCGCCCTTCAAGAAAGCAAATCAGAGCTACGCCGCAATAGTTCTGACGTAGCCGCACTGTTCGCCGCGATGGAAGCTGCCCGTCTTCAGCTTCGTAGCAGCGAAGAGCTGCAGAGTGCGCTGCTTCTGCTGGAGAAGGTTCACGCTGATGATCCGCGTACACAACTTGCCGCCGGTCGGATCCAGGAACTCGCGGCAAACACGCCTGCCTTCCGCCGCGTTATTCCGCAACTTTGCGCATTGCTGCGCGAGAACAGCCGATATTCGCGCCAGATCACAAGCGCATTGCTCACGGCCCATGCAGACGGGGTACGTTTGCCACGCGGAGCACGTCTACTACGCCGCATGACCAAATGGCAGATCGTTGGACCGTTTGGGGAATTCTCAAATGTAGACTTCGATCGCTCCTGGCCTCCCGAACGCGACCAACTCGCGTCGCCTGCGTACGGAAAGCAAGTTCGCGAACAAGTTACTTCGTTCTCCGGCAATTTGGAACTTCCGAACTACTTTCCTCAAAGCGGCGTCTACTATGCACAATCGAGCTTCCACGCGACGAACGAACAAAAGTACACGATCGCAGTCGAGGGCGACGGCACGTATGAGCTTCAGCTCGACGGCAAACAACTCTTCTTGCGCGACAGCCGCTTTCAGACTCAGACGAAAGTCTCGCAAATTGAGACATCCGTCTCCGCCGGCACCCACCGAATCGTTCTGAAAGTTCATCCCACAGCTTTCCCGATTCGGGTATGGTTCCAGCATGGAACGCTAGCATCGACGGAATCCGTGCAGCTCGGAAAGAGTGAGAGCTATGTCAAAGCCGCCAATGCTCTCCTCGATGGCGACCTCGGGCCGGCGCTCGCATTTGCAGACGATTCCAGCTCCATCCAACTGACACTCCGAGCGGAAGCGCAAGCCCAGATTCAGCAGTCAACCAAGGCACGAGACTCATTGCTGAAAGCTTCGGCAGTTGATTCAACCAACTCGCTTGCGAAGCTCGAGATTGCGCAGCAGGCGCTCGCTGCAGAGCGCTTCGAAGAAGCAGCGAATTATCTGGCCAAGGTGCTGGATGTAGCTACGAGCTATTGGCCCGCGCAAGAACTGAAGTACAAGATGGCAGTTCAGTTCGATTGGAAACAGGAGCGATCGGCTGCCTTGAAGCAGCTTTTGCATTTGCATCCAGACTGTTCAACCTATTCGGAAGTCGCGAAGCTGCATCGGTATGACAGCAACCGCGTATTCTATGAATCCAAACTCGCCGTGTGCTCGCAGAGGCCAAGCGCCTACTGGTCGGAATTGAGTGAGCGAGGCGATCATGGCCGCACGCTCTTGAGTCTCGAAAGATATATCCAGGCGCATACCAATGACCGTCGCGCTCTGGAGCTTGCCGTTCGAGAAGCTGTGTTGTCCGAGAATGAAGGCGCAGCCCACAAATATGCGGCGGTTCTGCGACGCGTAGCTCCAAATTGGGAACGAGCTGCCGAAATTGCGGAGAATCCCGATAGCATCTTAGATTCGCCTTCAGCTTATGCCTCCGCAGAAAAGTTCTATCGTCCCTATGTCCGGGAAGCGGCTTCGCTGCTGGTTCAGAACGTCAGCGCCAAGGCCGACAGTAAGGTCCTGATCAACGATCGCGTGATCAAGCTGGAAAAATCAGGCTCTGCCTGGGTGTACCAGCACAGTCTCGTGCAGGTCTTTGATAAGAAGGGTATCGATGCAGCCGGTGAGGTTGATATTCCACGCGGAGCCGACCTGATTGAACTGCGCACGATCAAGCGCGACGGTCATTCCGTCCGGCCCGAACTCGCCGACCGCAAGAGCACAGTCTCTATGCCATCCCTGGCCGAAGGCGACGCGGTGGAACTGGCCTACGTACAGCATTTCCGCGCTGCTGACCTGCAAGCGACGCCTGACTTGCTTGACTTCTTTTTTGCATCAGCCGACGCGCCGACTGAATCTTCGCGTCTGACGATCATTCGCGAAAGCTCAAACGAGCCTCTTCTTTGGTTGTCGCCTGGGGTGAAGCAAATTGGATCGCGCGCGGAAGGCAATGCGCAGGTCACCACTTGGGAGGCGAGGAACGTGCCGGCCGTTGTCGCCGAGCCGCATGCTCCACAATTCGAGACTCGCGCACGAATGCTCTGGTTGAGCATGGATGCCTCTGGAGTGCCGACGCTCACAACCCGCTACCGCGACCAGTTGATCGCGGCGACCCAAATCGATCCCATAATTGAACAGACCGCCGCCAGCATTCACGTGACGAATCCGCGTGAGGCGATCGCGACGGCTTATCAGTTCGTGGAATCTTCAATCGAGGAAGATGGCGAGAGCTGGCAGAGCGGAAAGATTACTTCGGGTTCCGACAGTCTGGTGCAGGGTGAAGGAAATCGCGCTGCGACGCTGATTGCGATTCTCTCCGCCATGGGATTCGATGCCGACCTGGAGCTTGCGGCAGAACGCGGCCGACACGGCGTTGCAAATGATTGTCAGCAGCTCCGTTGCTACACCCATCCATTGGTTCGCGTGATGCTATCTAATGCGAAGCGGCCCATCGTTCTTGATCCGCAGATGAAGGGTGTTGCAGCTGCGGCGCTATCGCCAGAAGTCGAAGGCGAAAACGCCCTCGTCATTCACAGATCGCGCACAGCCGAAGCGGAGATCGCCACAGTGCCACAAGGCACTGATCAGAAGACCCGCGCAGTGGCCAATCTCGAATTGGATGACGATGGCGCGATTCGCGGCACGGTTCACATCCAGTTTGGCAGTTTTCGAGGTGCGCAGATGCGCGATGCCTTGCACGAACTGTCATCTAAAGATCGGCAGAGCTATTTTGAGCAGATCGGCAGCCGAATTTTTCCGCATGCCAGCAAGATCTCCGCCTCGGTCTTTCACGAGGACGATTCGGAAAAGCCGCTTGAAGTTGAACTCACCGTGGCATCTTTACCCGGGTCTCGTTGGAATGGCTCGAGTCTCGATTTGGGACAGCTGATTCCGGCGCTCGGACTAAGCCGCCTCTACGCGACTTTACCTGTTCGTAATCAGGACCTCTGGCTTGAGACGCCGCTGATTGAGGAATCGGAGTTCACGGTCCGCTTGCCTGCGGGAGTGGAAGTCTGGCACATGCCGGAGCCGTTGACAGCCAAGAGCAGCTTCGGCGAGTACCGCACCGATTTCAGGCTTGAAGACGGAGCGCTGAAAATCGTTCGCAGCTTCAGGATTCCGATGCAGCAGATTGCAGCCGCGCAGTACCCCCAGTTTTCAAAGTTCGCTCTTCAAATCGACGCTGCCGAACGCGAACAACTGCAGTTGCGTCGCATATCGGTCGCGCAGGAGCGCCCATCGTCGCTGCGCTTGCTCCGATAA
- the rpsT gene encoding 30S ribosomal protein S20, whose protein sequence is MANHFSALKRARQTEKRTQVNRANKSRLRTALRSLREAIARGDQKSIQSGVGETVSIIDKAVQKGTIHKNTAARYKSRLSARIKAAATK, encoded by the coding sequence ATGGCAAACCATTTTTCTGCGCTTAAGCGCGCCCGTCAGACCGAAAAGCGTACGCAGGTGAATCGCGCTAACAAATCCAGACTGCGCACCGCGCTGCGTTCGTTGCGCGAAGCCATCGCCAGAGGCGACCAGAAGTCGATTCAGAGCGGCGTCGGAGAGACTGTCTCCATCATCGACAAAGCAGTGCAGAAGGGCACGATTCACAAGAACACCGCTGCTCGTTATAAGTCCCGCTTGAGCGCGCGCATCAAAGCCGCCGCAACGAAGTAG
- a CDS encoding iron-sulfur cluster assembly protein, with protein sequence MPLSEQDVITALKDCYDPEIPVNIVDLGLIYEVSIRPNDESGSRQNVEVRMTLTAPGCPAHAEISQQVKDRIEQLPGVDSASVNVVWNPPWTPERLSAVARQKLGIE encoded by the coding sequence ATGCCCCTTTCTGAGCAGGATGTAATTACCGCATTGAAGGACTGCTATGACCCGGAGATTCCGGTAAACATCGTGGATCTGGGGCTGATTTATGAAGTAAGCATCCGGCCGAACGATGAATCGGGCTCTAGGCAGAACGTAGAAGTGCGCATGACGCTGACCGCTCCCGGGTGCCCGGCGCACGCCGAAATCAGTCAGCAGGTGAAGGATCGGATCGAGCAGCTGCCAGGCGTGGATTCAGCGTCAGTGAACGTAGTCTGGAATCCGCCGTGGACCCCAGAGCGTCTGAGCGCTGTGGCGCGCCAGAAGCTAGGAATCGAGTAG
- a CDS encoding M20/M25/M40 family metallo-hydrolase: protein MLSRSSLICVLVLFAISAIAEKKPAPSAIVTPSYEQPQPQRENIDYGMYQRIRDEAIEHSHVMEYASGLMDGIGPRLTGSPNLKRANEWTRDQLTGMGCSNAHLEDWGEFGMGWQQLNTWVRMTSPDTAVFIAQASPWSPSTNGAVNGQVSWVEIKTEQDFDKYKGKLTGKIVLLGDMREVNPVDKPLFVRMDDDDVKRLTTYPLKREGGDGFQQYLKRLEFREKIGKFLADEKALAVLVPSRDGRNNGGSGGTVFDDTGSTFGWFVYRREHASPIPSAVMAIESYGRVYRLLKAHVPVSMEMNIDTKFTGDHEHGFDTVAEIPGTDPKLNDEIVMVGGHLDSWASATGATDNGAGTVVAMEVMRILNALQVKPRRTIRIGLWTGEEEGEFGSYNYVKQHFGFVPRSTAPDELKLTEFDRKAAGPIELKPEYQKISGYFNLDNGSGRIRGIYLQENAAVEPIFEQWIAPLKDLGVATISMRDTGGTDHEAFDAIGIPGFQFIQDRLDYSSRTHHSNMDTYERLQPEDLAQAAAVEAIFVYNTAMRDQMLPRKAFPHPELEEQRSAPLKSAMPGAEEEKDAMKAGGK from the coding sequence ATGCTCTCGAGAAGTTCTTTAATTTGTGTACTTGTTCTATTTGCAATCTCAGCCATTGCGGAAAAGAAGCCTGCACCCTCAGCAATCGTCACTCCGTCATACGAGCAGCCGCAGCCCCAGCGCGAGAACATCGATTACGGCATGTACCAGCGCATCCGCGACGAAGCCATCGAGCACTCGCACGTAATGGAGTATGCCTCGGGCTTGATGGACGGTATCGGACCGCGGTTGACAGGCTCACCCAATCTGAAACGCGCAAATGAATGGACCCGCGATCAACTCACAGGTATGGGCTGCAGCAACGCTCATCTCGAAGACTGGGGCGAGTTCGGCATGGGATGGCAGCAACTGAACACCTGGGTGCGCATGACCTCACCTGATACTGCAGTCTTCATCGCGCAGGCCTCGCCTTGGTCGCCATCGACGAATGGCGCTGTGAATGGCCAAGTTAGCTGGGTGGAAATCAAAACGGAACAAGACTTCGACAAGTACAAAGGCAAGCTCACCGGCAAAATCGTTCTGCTCGGCGACATGCGCGAAGTGAATCCCGTGGACAAACCGCTCTTCGTGCGCATGGACGACGATGATGTAAAGCGCCTTACAACGTATCCGCTGAAGCGCGAAGGTGGAGATGGCTTCCAGCAATATCTCAAACGGCTTGAGTTTCGCGAAAAGATCGGCAAGTTCCTGGCAGATGAAAAAGCTTTAGCCGTGCTCGTGCCCAGCCGCGATGGCCGCAACAACGGCGGCTCCGGCGGCACGGTCTTCGACGACACCGGCTCGACTTTCGGATGGTTCGTTTATCGCCGGGAACATGCGAGTCCGATTCCCAGCGCAGTGATGGCGATCGAGAGCTACGGGCGCGTCTATCGTCTGCTGAAAGCGCACGTGCCAGTATCGATGGAAATGAATATTGACACCAAGTTCACCGGCGACCACGAACACGGCTTTGATACTGTCGCGGAAATTCCCGGAACGGATCCAAAGCTGAACGACGAAATCGTGATGGTGGGCGGGCATCTCGACTCATGGGCCTCAGCTACAGGCGCTACCGACAACGGAGCTGGAACCGTCGTAGCAATGGAAGTCATGCGCATTCTCAATGCGCTGCAGGTGAAGCCGCGCCGCACGATTCGCATTGGACTTTGGACGGGAGAGGAGGAAGGCGAATTCGGTTCCTACAACTACGTGAAGCAGCACTTCGGCTTCGTTCCCCGATCCACGGCGCCCGACGAACTCAAGCTCACCGAGTTTGACCGCAAAGCGGCAGGCCCAATCGAACTGAAGCCTGAGTACCAGAAAATCTCCGGATACTTCAATCTCGACAACGGCAGTGGACGCATTCGCGGCATTTATTTGCAAGAGAACGCCGCAGTCGAGCCGATCTTCGAGCAGTGGATCGCTCCGCTTAAAGATCTCGGCGTAGCCACAATCTCGATGCGAGATACCGGCGGTACGGACCATGAAGCCTTCGATGCGATCGGCATTCCCGGTTTTCAGTTCATTCAGGACCGACTCGATTACAGCTCCCGGACGCATCACTCGAACATGGACACTTACGAGAGACTCCAACCGGAAGACCTGGCGCAGGCAGCAGCAGTGGAAGCGATCTTCGTTTACAACACTGCCATGCGCGATCAGATGCTTCCGCGGAAAGCATTCCCACATCCGGAATTGGAAGAGCAGCGCAGTGCGCCATTGAAGAGCGCGATGCCCGGGGCGGAGGAAGAAAAAGACGCGATGAAAGCGGGAGGAAAGTAG
- a CDS encoding response regulator yields the protein MSFTLLCIDDEPNVLAVRKMLLESVGYRVLLAESGPLGLETLQREHVQTVIVDYKMPQMTGSEVAARIRQTHPGMPIIMLSAFVDLTPEQLKDVDAYVTKGESPDVLLQTIENVQPRKMGHGC from the coding sequence ATGTCCTTCACTCTCCTTTGCATCGATGATGAGCCTAATGTTCTCGCAGTGCGCAAAATGCTGCTGGAGAGCGTTGGTTATCGAGTGCTGCTGGCCGAGAGCGGACCCCTAGGCTTGGAAACCTTGCAGCGGGAGCACGTTCAAACGGTGATTGTGGACTATAAAATGCCCCAGATGACCGGCTCGGAAGTAGCGGCGCGCATCCGACAGACACATCCAGGGATGCCGATCATAATGCTGTCGGCCTTTGTGGATCTGACTCCCGAACAGCTCAAAGATGTAGATGCCTATGTTACCAAGGGCGAGTCGCCCGACGTGCTCCTGCAGACCATCGAGAACGTTCAGCCGAGAAAAATGGGTCATGGCTGCTAG
- a CDS encoding BON domain-containing protein, which produces MRLKSAGAVLTIALLLALAGLSGCSKPERTDAQVAGDVQTKISSDPQLAGKQIAINADKGVVTLSGALDSDAQVTSALNDAQQAPGVKQVISKLSVQTANAAPAPEEQPQQQEDERPTRRASSSRPSAAHRSRHSLPSSSSSYTNSQGTSTTTTANNSSDLNSTPTTANTYTPPPPPPPPQKVTVPAGTVLQVRTVEALSSETSHENDPWHGTLNSDIVVDDQTVIPAGAEVDGRVMEAHAATHYTGGASLVLGVEKISFNGKSYQIATNTWEKKAATRGKNTVEKTAGGAAVGAILGGIFGGGKGAAIGSVAGAGAGAGANTITKGQRVDLRPESLVSFQLQNPISVMPSASTDRHGTVIRPDNGSDQQ; this is translated from the coding sequence ATGAGATTGAAGTCCGCAGGAGCAGTCCTGACAATCGCATTGCTGCTGGCTTTGGCTGGGTTAAGCGGCTGCTCGAAGCCGGAGCGCACCGATGCGCAAGTAGCCGGCGATGTACAAACGAAGATTAGTTCCGATCCCCAGCTTGCAGGAAAGCAAATCGCTATCAATGCCGACAAGGGCGTTGTCACGTTAAGCGGCGCCCTCGACAGCGACGCCCAAGTCACCTCCGCATTGAATGACGCGCAGCAGGCGCCCGGCGTGAAGCAGGTGATCAGCAAACTCAGCGTGCAGACAGCCAACGCAGCTCCTGCTCCGGAGGAGCAACCGCAACAGCAGGAAGACGAGCGGCCAACCCGACGAGCATCATCGAGCCGTCCTAGCGCTGCGCATCGTTCGCGTCACTCGTTGCCGTCATCTTCGAGTTCTTACACGAATTCGCAGGGAACGAGTACTACAACTACGGCGAACAACAGTTCCGATCTGAACTCAACGCCAACGACGGCCAACACCTACACTCCGCCTCCACCGCCTCCACCTCCGCAGAAGGTGACGGTTCCGGCAGGGACAGTGTTGCAAGTGCGCACGGTAGAAGCGCTGAGCTCTGAGACCAGCCATGAGAACGATCCGTGGCACGGAACGCTGAACTCAGACATCGTTGTCGATGATCAAACCGTGATTCCCGCGGGAGCCGAAGTTGATGGACGCGTGATGGAAGCTCATGCCGCAACGCACTACACGGGCGGTGCTTCTCTCGTACTCGGAGTTGAGAAAATCAGCTTCAACGGAAAGAGCTATCAGATCGCGACCAACACCTGGGAAAAGAAAGCTGCAACTCGCGGAAAGAATACGGTTGAGAAGACCGCAGGCGGCGCTGCAGTCGGCGCGATTCTTGGCGGCATCTTCGGCGGCGGCAAAGGCGCAGCCATCGGTTCGGTTGCCGGAGCAGGCGCTGGAGCCGGCGCGAACACCATCACCAAAGGACAACGCGTCGATCTGCGTCCGGAAAGTCTCGTGAGCTTCCAGTTGCAGAATCCGATCTCGGTAATGCCGTCGGCGAGCACGGACCGCCATGGCACAGTAATTCGTCCAGACAACGGCTCGGATCAGCAGTAA
- the lolA gene encoding outer membrane lipoprotein chaperone LolA — protein MRKTISRFRDFAISRFSIARSPDHPITRFAAATIVFLLMVSTLPLSSFADSVRDVARRVDARYNHLTTLKAHFEESYNGAGITRNESGELWLQKPGKMRWQYEQPTQKLFIVDGKNAYFYVPSERQARKMPAKKLDDFRSPIRYLLGKTKLQSEFNNLAISSEPPKQLGDVVLQGVPKGMEDRVQRVLLEITPANQITRIRIEEVDGSVTEFLFQDIQENVAVKADLFRFSPPPGVEVIEAENVEP, from the coding sequence ATGAGGAAAACCATTTCGCGATTTCGTGATTTCGCGATTTCGCGATTTTCAATCGCCCGATCGCCGGATCACCCGATCACCCGATTTGCCGCCGCAACTATCGTTTTCCTGCTCATGGTTTCAACGCTACCGCTCAGTTCCTTTGCCGATTCTGTTCGCGACGTTGCTCGCCGCGTCGATGCCCGCTACAACCACCTGACGACACTGAAAGCTCACTTCGAAGAAAGCTACAACGGAGCCGGAATCACACGCAATGAATCCGGCGAATTGTGGCTGCAAAAGCCCGGAAAGATGCGTTGGCAATACGAGCAGCCTACCCAGAAGCTATTCATTGTCGATGGCAAGAATGCGTATTTCTACGTGCCATCCGAACGGCAGGCGCGGAAGATGCCGGCGAAGAAGCTCGATGATTTCCGATCGCCCATTCGTTACTTGCTGGGCAAAACCAAATTGCAGAGCGAGTTCAATAATCTCGCGATTTCGAGCGAGCCGCCGAAGCAACTGGGCGATGTTGTCTTGCAAGGAGTCCCAAAAGGAATGGAAGATCGCGTTCAACGCGTCCTGCTGGAGATCACACCTGCCAATCAGATAACCCGCATTCGGATCGAAGAAGTCGATGGCTCGGTAACCGAGTTTCTCTTTCAAGACATCCAGGAAAACGTTGCCGTGAAAGCTGATCTGTTCCGCTTCTCACCTCCACCTGGAGTGGAGGTGATCGAGGCGGAGAACGTCGAACCTTAG